The following coding sequences lie in one Synechococcus sp. CC9902 genomic window:
- a CDS encoding DEAD/DEAH box helicase, which yields MSLLHATWLPAIRTSSSSGQPALLIWADTWRVASPEGPGLTPALHPFTLGSDDLKAWLTERDLMPGGSIDATACLTLPSRSVKPRKSRTQPSEPAPEGPAWTGLPMQAGEPIPKQMEWWPWQVQGLAVEPSAATEWLARLPLSGRHPDLGDELRWWSHLQRWSLSLVARGRWIPQMELSKGEGYPHRARWVPLLNREEDRRRLEDLAATLPLVATCALPWREPLGRRSNRTTRLRPEAMRAANPVACCRPRSGRLRVATLLEDLVDAELRKGFEPTTEGLDPLLTLWQEALASETGVVEVGNEDAERLTAASLHWREGIAGGFAAARTCLELNTPNEGEELWDLKFGLQAEADPSLKLPAAAAWASGAETLQLGEIKVDQAGEVLLEGLGRALTVFPPIERGLESATPETMQLTPAEAFVLVRTATHQLRNAGIGVELPPSLSGGLASRLGLAIKADLPDRSSGFTLGESLDWSWDLMIGGVTLTLRELERLSGKRSPLVRHKGAWIELRPNDLRNAERFCGANPELSLDDALRLTATEGELMMRLPVHRFDAGPRLQGVLEQYHQQKAPDPLPAPEGFSGQLRPYQERGLGWLAFLHRFDQGACLADDMGLGKTIQLLAFLQHLKAEHELKRPVLLVAPTSVLTNWRREAEAFTPELSVKEHYGPRRPSTPAALKKELKDVDLVLTSYGLMQRDSELLDSVDWQGVVIDEAQAIKNPGAKQSQAARDLARAGKSSRFRIALTGTPVENRVSELWALMDFLNPKVLGEEDFFRQRYRMPIERYGDMSSLRDLKARVGPFILRRLKTDKSIISDLPEKVELSEWVGLSKEQKSLYNKTVEDTLDAIATAPRGQRHGQVLALLTRLKQICNHPALAQREGAVDSEFLGRSAKLMRLEEILEEVIEAGDRALLFTQFAEWGHLLQAWMQQRWKSEVPFLHGGTRKSDRQAMVDRFQEDPRGPQLFLLSLKAGGVGLNLTRASHVFHVDRWWNPAVENQATDRAYRIGQTNRVMVHKFVTRGSVEEKIDQMIREKARMAEDVIGSGEDWLGSLGGDQLRNLVALEDT from the coding sequence ATGAGCCTGCTGCACGCCACCTGGCTTCCCGCCATTCGTACTTCCAGCAGTTCCGGACAGCCGGCACTGCTCATTTGGGCTGACACCTGGCGTGTCGCCTCACCGGAGGGGCCCGGACTCACACCCGCTCTGCATCCCTTCACCCTTGGCTCGGACGATCTCAAAGCTTGGTTGACCGAACGGGACCTGATGCCTGGGGGCAGCATCGATGCCACCGCCTGCCTCACCCTCCCAAGCCGCAGCGTCAAACCCCGCAAAAGTCGAACCCAACCGAGCGAACCAGCCCCAGAGGGACCGGCCTGGACCGGATTGCCAATGCAAGCAGGAGAGCCCATTCCGAAGCAAATGGAATGGTGGCCCTGGCAGGTACAAGGCCTCGCGGTGGAGCCATCGGCCGCAACGGAATGGCTCGCCCGTTTACCCCTATCGGGCCGACATCCAGACCTCGGAGATGAATTGCGCTGGTGGAGCCATCTCCAACGTTGGTCCCTCAGCTTGGTGGCCCGGGGGCGCTGGATTCCCCAGATGGAATTAAGCAAAGGCGAGGGTTACCCCCACCGAGCGCGCTGGGTTCCCTTGTTGAACCGTGAGGAAGATCGACGACGGCTCGAAGACCTCGCGGCCACGCTGCCCCTCGTGGCGACCTGTGCCCTCCCTTGGCGTGAGCCACTTGGACGCCGTAGCAACCGCACCACCAGGCTTCGACCGGAAGCGATGCGAGCCGCCAACCCGGTGGCTTGCTGCCGCCCCCGGAGCGGTCGCCTCAGGGTGGCCACCTTGCTTGAAGACTTGGTGGATGCAGAGCTGCGCAAGGGATTTGAACCCACCACAGAGGGGCTCGACCCCCTACTCACCCTGTGGCAAGAGGCCCTGGCCTCAGAAACCGGTGTTGTGGAGGTGGGCAACGAGGATGCAGAACGCCTTACCGCGGCAAGCCTGCACTGGCGCGAAGGGATTGCCGGAGGCTTCGCTGCTGCCCGCACCTGCCTCGAACTAAACACCCCAAACGAAGGCGAAGAACTCTGGGACCTGAAGTTTGGCTTGCAAGCGGAGGCCGATCCCAGCCTCAAGCTGCCGGCCGCCGCGGCCTGGGCCTCAGGAGCCGAAACACTCCAGCTCGGGGAGATCAAAGTTGACCAGGCGGGGGAAGTGCTGCTGGAGGGTCTTGGCCGAGCCCTCACGGTGTTCCCTCCGATCGAACGCGGACTGGAAAGCGCAACGCCAGAAACGATGCAGCTCACGCCAGCGGAGGCGTTTGTCTTGGTGCGAACAGCAACGCACCAGCTCCGCAATGCCGGCATCGGCGTCGAACTGCCCCCCAGCCTTTCAGGGGGCCTCGCCAGCCGGCTTGGTTTAGCCATCAAGGCAGATTTACCAGATCGATCCAGCGGCTTCACCCTCGGAGAATCTCTGGACTGGAGCTGGGATCTGATGATCGGCGGCGTCACACTCACCCTGCGAGAGCTCGAACGGCTCAGCGGTAAGCGCAGTCCGCTTGTGCGCCACAAGGGAGCCTGGATCGAACTGCGACCCAACGATCTCCGCAACGCCGAACGCTTCTGTGGAGCCAATCCAGAACTGAGCCTCGACGATGCCCTAAGGCTCACGGCCACAGAAGGGGAGCTAATGATGCGCTTGCCGGTGCATCGCTTTGATGCGGGGCCTCGGCTTCAGGGAGTTCTCGAGCAATATCACCAGCAAAAAGCCCCCGATCCCCTTCCCGCTCCAGAGGGATTTTCCGGACAACTGCGTCCTTATCAAGAACGTGGCTTGGGCTGGCTGGCCTTCTTACATCGCTTCGATCAAGGCGCCTGCCTGGCGGACGACATGGGCTTGGGCAAGACCATCCAATTGTTGGCCTTCCTGCAGCACCTCAAAGCCGAGCACGAACTCAAACGCCCGGTGCTGTTGGTGGCCCCAACCTCGGTGCTCACGAATTGGCGACGGGAGGCGGAAGCCTTCACCCCCGAGCTGTCGGTGAAAGAGCACTACGGCCCACGCCGGCCTTCCACGCCGGCCGCCTTGAAAAAAGAACTCAAAGATGTGGATCTGGTGCTCACCAGTTACGGCCTGATGCAACGCGACAGCGAGCTGCTGGACAGCGTCGACTGGCAAGGGGTTGTGATCGACGAAGCGCAGGCGATCAAAAACCCTGGGGCGAAACAAAGCCAAGCAGCCCGAGACCTGGCCCGAGCTGGAAAGAGCAGCAGGTTCCGCATCGCACTCACCGGCACACCGGTGGAAAACCGCGTCAGCGAGCTGTGGGCGCTGATGGATTTCCTCAACCCAAAGGTGTTGGGAGAGGAAGACTTCTTTCGTCAGCGCTACCGCATGCCAATTGAGCGCTACGGCGATATGTCGTCGTTACGCGATCTCAAAGCGCGGGTCGGCCCCTTCATCCTGCGCCGTCTCAAAACCGACAAGTCGATCATTTCCGACCTGCCTGAAAAGGTGGAGCTCAGTGAATGGGTGGGTCTCAGCAAAGAACAGAAATCGCTGTACAACAAAACCGTTGAAGACACCCTCGACGCCATTGCCACCGCACCGCGGGGGCAACGCCATGGCCAGGTGCTAGCCCTCTTGACCCGGTTAAAGCAGATTTGCAATCACCCGGCTTTAGCCCAACGCGAAGGGGCCGTTGACAGCGAATTCCTTGGCCGTTCCGCCAAGCTGATGCGACTCGAAGAAATCCTCGAAGAGGTGATTGAAGCCGGCGATCGCGCTTTGCTATTCACCCAATTCGCCGAATGGGGGCATCTCCTGCAGGCCTGGATGCAACAACGCTGGAAGTCTGAGGTTCCCTTCCTGCACGGCGGAACCCGCAAGAGTGATCGGCAAGCGATGGTGGATCGATTCCAAGAGGACCCCCGGGGACCTCAACTCTTTCTTCTGTCCCTCAAGGCCGGTGGTGTAGGCCTCAACCTCACCCGGGCCAGTCATGTGTTCCACGTCGATCGCTGGTGGAATCCAGCGGTGGAAAACCAAGCCACCGACCGGGCCTATCGAATTGGTCAAACCAACCGGGTAATGGTGCACAAATTCGTCACCCGTGGCTCGGTGGAAGAAAAAATCGACCAAATGATTCGTGAAAAAGCTCGAATGGCTGAAGACGTGATCGGCTCCGGTGAAGACTGGCTCGGGAGCCTTGGCGGCGATCAGCTGCGCAATCTTGTTGCCCTCGAGGACACCTAA
- the alaS gene encoding alanine--tRNA ligase: MAAAASSSSAASLPQTGAEIRSAFLRFYEERGHKVMASASLIPEDPTVLLTIAGMLPFKPVFLGQQERPAPRATSSQKCIRTNDIENVGRTARHHTFFEMLGNFSFGDYFKQQAIEWAWQLSTEVYGIDPKHLVVSVFREDDEAEQIWRDVVGVNPKRIIRMDEADNFWASGPTGPCGPCSEIYYDFKPELGDEGIDLEDDDRFIEFYNLVFMQYNRDAEGSLTPLANRNIDTGLGLERMAQILQKVPNNYETDLIFPLIQAAADCAGVDYHQLDDAGKTSLKVIGDHSRAVTQLICDGVTASNLGRGYILRRLLRRVVRHGRLLGINKPFLVMMGEASIALLKDAHPSVLERQEVILAELQREESRFLETLERGEKLLSEVLDSKPKQISGAQAFELYDTYGFPLELTQEIAEEQGLEVDLAGFEEAMEQQRQRAKAAAVSIDLTLQDAIDQVVATQKATAFQGYQRLEQPSCVQALVANGEPATSASAGDHVQIVLESTPFYGEGGGQVGDRGVLSGADVIVAIESVSRSRDVFVHAGRIERGQLTVGDAITAQVDRACRRRAQANHTATHLLQAALKQVVDPGIGQAGSLVDFDRLRFDFHAPQAVTTEQLGQIETLINGWIAEAHGLLVEEMAIDQAKAAGAVAMFGEKYADVVRVVDVPGVSMELCGGTHVANTAEIGLFKIVGESGVAAGIRRIEAVAGASVLGYLNERELVVKQLGDRFKAQPGEIVERVVALQDELKSTGKALIAAQAELAVAKSAALATKAVAIGSFQLLVERLDGVDGTGLQGAAQSLAAQLGDGAAVVLGGLPDPSDQGKVILVAAFGKDVIAAKQQAGKFIGTIAKLCGGGGGGRPNLAQAGGRDGAALAGALETARMELTAALQQQG, encoded by the coding sequence ATGGCTGCCGCCGCTTCGTCGTCTTCTGCAGCATCTCTGCCCCAAACGGGTGCTGAGATCCGTTCGGCGTTCCTGCGCTTCTACGAGGAACGGGGACACAAGGTGATGGCAAGTGCGTCGTTGATTCCAGAGGATCCAACGGTGCTGCTCACCATTGCTGGGATGTTGCCGTTTAAGCCGGTGTTCCTTGGTCAGCAGGAGCGGCCAGCACCGCGGGCCACGAGTAGTCAAAAGTGCATTCGCACCAATGACATCGAGAACGTGGGTCGTACGGCGCGGCATCACACGTTTTTCGAGATGCTCGGCAATTTTTCCTTTGGGGATTACTTCAAGCAACAGGCGATTGAGTGGGCTTGGCAGCTGAGTACGGAGGTGTACGGCATTGATCCCAAGCATCTGGTGGTGAGCGTCTTCCGAGAAGACGATGAGGCTGAACAGATTTGGCGAGATGTTGTGGGGGTGAACCCCAAGCGGATCATCCGCATGGATGAAGCCGATAACTTTTGGGCATCGGGTCCGACGGGACCCTGTGGGCCTTGTTCGGAGATCTACTACGACTTCAAGCCTGAACTGGGTGATGAGGGCATCGACCTCGAAGACGATGACCGCTTCATCGAGTTCTACAACTTGGTGTTCATGCAATACAACCGCGACGCTGAGGGGAGTCTCACGCCGTTGGCGAACCGGAACATCGATACGGGACTGGGTCTGGAGCGGATGGCTCAGATTCTTCAGAAGGTTCCCAACAACTACGAAACGGATCTGATTTTTCCGCTGATCCAAGCAGCGGCTGATTGTGCCGGTGTCGACTACCACCAACTCGATGATGCGGGAAAGACGTCTCTCAAGGTGATTGGAGACCACAGCCGTGCTGTGACGCAGCTGATCTGCGATGGCGTCACGGCCAGCAACTTGGGGCGTGGCTACATCTTGCGTCGTCTCTTGCGTCGCGTCGTCCGCCACGGTCGTTTGCTCGGTATCAACAAGCCTTTCTTGGTGATGATGGGCGAGGCCTCGATTGCACTTCTAAAAGACGCTCACCCCTCAGTGTTGGAGCGGCAGGAGGTGATCTTGGCCGAGCTTCAACGGGAGGAATCGCGCTTCTTGGAAACCTTGGAACGGGGCGAGAAGCTGCTCTCTGAAGTGCTGGACAGCAAGCCGAAGCAGATCAGTGGAGCCCAAGCCTTTGAGCTTTACGACACCTATGGCTTCCCATTAGAGCTCACTCAAGAAATCGCTGAGGAGCAGGGGCTCGAGGTTGATTTGGCCGGCTTTGAGGAGGCGATGGAGCAACAACGTCAACGGGCCAAGGCCGCGGCGGTGAGCATCGACCTCACCTTGCAGGATGCGATCGATCAGGTTGTTGCCACTCAAAAGGCCACCGCTTTCCAGGGGTACCAGCGTCTGGAACAGCCCAGCTGCGTGCAGGCGTTGGTGGCCAACGGTGAGCCGGCTACCTCTGCCTCTGCGGGCGACCATGTGCAAATCGTGCTCGAGTCAACGCCGTTCTATGGCGAAGGTGGCGGCCAGGTGGGAGACCGCGGGGTGTTGTCTGGTGCCGATGTCATCGTTGCGATTGAGTCGGTAAGCCGCAGTCGGGATGTGTTCGTGCATGCCGGACGGATTGAACGCGGTCAGCTGACGGTGGGCGATGCGATCACAGCGCAGGTGGACCGAGCCTGTCGTCGACGCGCTCAGGCAAACCACACCGCAACCCACTTGCTCCAGGCGGCCCTGAAGCAAGTCGTGGATCCAGGGATCGGTCAGGCGGGTTCCCTCGTGGATTTTGATCGCCTGCGATTCGACTTCCACGCCCCGCAAGCGGTGACGACTGAGCAATTAGGGCAGATCGAAACGTTGATCAATGGCTGGATCGCCGAGGCCCATGGCCTGTTGGTGGAGGAGATGGCGATTGACCAGGCGAAGGCGGCTGGTGCCGTTGCCATGTTTGGCGAGAAGTACGCCGACGTGGTGCGTGTTGTGGATGTGCCTGGGGTGTCGATGGAACTGTGTGGCGGAACGCATGTGGCCAACACCGCCGAAATTGGTCTGTTCAAGATCGTTGGCGAGAGTGGTGTTGCCGCCGGAATTCGCAGAATTGAAGCGGTGGCTGGGGCTTCAGTTTTGGGATATCTGAATGAGCGCGAGCTTGTGGTGAAGCAGCTCGGCGATCGCTTCAAGGCGCAGCCCGGTGAGATCGTTGAGCGGGTTGTGGCGTTGCAGGATGAGCTGAAGAGCACCGGCAAGGCTCTGATTGCTGCTCAGGCGGAATTAGCAGTCGCCAAGTCGGCAGCATTGGCAACGAAGGCCGTTGCCATTGGCAGTTTTCAACTGTTGGTGGAACGTCTGGATGGCGTGGATGGCACGGGGTTGCAAGGAGCCGCCCAGAGCCTGGCTGCCCAGTTGGGCGATGGCGCTGCCGTGGTGCTCGGCGGTCTTCCCGATCCATCTGATCAAGGGAAGGTGATTTTGGTGGCGGCGTTTGGCAAGGATGTGATCGCCGCTAAGCAACAGGCCGGCAAATTTATTGGAACGATCGCCAAGCTCTGCGGCGGCGGCGGGGGCGGACGTCCGAACCTGGCTCAGGCGGGTGGACGGGACGGAGCGGCCCTGGCTGGAGCGCTTGAGACAGCACGCATGGAGTTAACGGCTGCTCTTCAGCAACAAGGCTGA
- a CDS encoding SWIM zinc finger family protein, translating to MNSNSNTNSGITAIGDDGLGQQPWWVEQWMELINGYRFKKRLERAWGYAREGNVTSIRFEGRRVHARVQGTDEEPYKVKLWLDVLNDEDWGYVLEALTQKARWSAQLLAGIMPSDIERAFAASGKRLFPFKLQEVRSECSCPDKANPCKHISAVYFLMGDRFSEDPFVLFQLRGRNRSKLLEDLAEKRRKALAAMVKTKAIGKQKAASISKKAPEETAAIPPHPAVLDPGLWWHYNRSLDGDLVVVTAALEGDTGLDAAGELPLAEDPRFPEARDTFLGNLKAHGQASAQRAMLQAMAAGS from the coding sequence ATGAACTCAAATTCGAACACCAACAGCGGCATCACTGCCATTGGCGATGACGGCTTAGGGCAACAGCCCTGGTGGGTTGAGCAATGGATGGAGCTGATTAACGGCTACCGATTTAAGAAACGACTCGAACGGGCCTGGGGCTATGCCCGCGAGGGCAACGTCACCTCCATTCGCTTCGAGGGACGCCGAGTGCATGCGCGGGTGCAGGGCACCGATGAAGAGCCCTACAAAGTGAAGCTTTGGCTCGATGTTCTCAATGATGAGGACTGGGGCTATGTGCTCGAGGCACTCACCCAAAAAGCACGCTGGTCCGCTCAACTGTTGGCTGGGATCATGCCGTCCGACATCGAACGGGCCTTTGCTGCCAGTGGTAAGCGCCTGTTTCCGTTCAAACTTCAAGAGGTGCGCAGCGAGTGCAGCTGCCCAGACAAGGCCAACCCCTGCAAGCACATCAGTGCGGTGTACTTCCTGATGGGGGATCGCTTCAGCGAGGACCCCTTCGTGCTGTTCCAGCTCCGAGGACGCAATCGCTCAAAGCTGCTAGAGGACCTAGCCGAAAAACGGCGTAAAGCGCTAGCGGCCATGGTGAAAACCAAAGCCATTGGCAAGCAAAAAGCCGCCTCCATTTCAAAAAAGGCTCCTGAGGAAACGGCAGCCATTCCCCCCCATCCAGCCGTGCTGGATCCTGGGCTTTGGTGGCATTACAACCGCAGCCTCGACGGCGATCTGGTGGTGGTGACGGCGGCACTCGAAGGGGACACTGGCCTCGATGCCGCGGGTGAATTGCCCCTGGCTGAAGATCCGCGATTTCCAGAGGCCCGCGACACGTTCCTTGGCAACCTCAAAGCCCACGGCCAAGCCAGTGCCCAACGGGCGATGCTGCAAGCCATGGCAGCAGGCAGCTGA
- a CDS encoding MEKHLA domain-containing protein produces the protein MQWDPPWLIASQQALVAQLLQSHQRAFGRPLISAAQPGSSKQLICQELFACGFPVLAHDGSPEPKLTYANAAALGLWDAPWDDLMGLPSRLTAPTAEQAERSLALSKAKSEDAIEGYSGIRISRKGRRFMIQNARIWTLWDQHQHACGQAASFSNWWWI, from the coding sequence ATGCAATGGGACCCCCCTTGGTTAATTGCGAGCCAACAGGCCCTGGTGGCACAGCTGCTGCAGTCCCACCAACGGGCCTTCGGCCGGCCACTGATCTCCGCAGCCCAACCTGGTTCCTCGAAGCAGTTGATCTGTCAGGAACTGTTCGCCTGTGGGTTCCCTGTGCTGGCCCATGACGGCAGTCCAGAGCCGAAGCTCACCTATGCCAATGCCGCTGCCTTAGGCCTATGGGATGCCCCATGGGACGACCTGATGGGACTGCCATCACGGCTTACCGCACCAACCGCCGAACAGGCCGAACGCTCCCTTGCCCTCAGCAAAGCCAAAAGTGAAGACGCCATCGAGGGTTACAGCGGAATCCGCATCAGCCGCAAGGGACGACGATTCATGATTCAAAACGCCCGAATCTGGACCCTTTGGGATCAACACCAACACGCCTGTGGGCAAGCCGCGAGCTTCAGCAATTGGTGGTGGATTTAA
- the speA gene encoding biosynthetic arginine decarboxylase has translation MRENVADGEGWSIQNSTELYGLERWGDPYFSINARGHISVQPQGERGGSLDLHELVQELRSRNLSLPLLIRFDDILEDRLERLHSAFERAIAQYGYKGRYQGVFPVKCNQQRHVVEELVSCGKRWNFGLEAGSKAELLIALSLLDDPDALLICNGYKDRLYIETAILARRLGRRPVVVIEQPDEVDRIIEASRNLGAAPYIGIRAKLASRSTGRWGSSVGDKAKFGLAIPDLLTTVERLRDNGLLDDLRLLHFHIGSQINDIAVLKDALQEAGQIYVELTRLGAPMGFLDVGGGLGIDYDGSRTATAASTNYSLQNYANDVVATVRECCEPNGVALPTLVSESGRAIASHFSLLVFDVLGSSRMPASIPPATEDEPLIVRNLRSTLETIHNLDGSDQADLPPLQEAWNDALKFKQDALAAFRLGYAGLPERATAEQLTWACAAAIAERLPTGPSVPEELQALKAALAETYYANLSVFRSAPDTWAIDQIFPVVPLQRLEERPTLLASLADLTCDSDGRLNRFIGNGQAKPLLELHPLINDEPYFIGLFLSGAYQEVMGNLHNLFGTTNAVHIRLSPGGSYRVDHVVRGDTNADVLKAMEHDPDLLLERLRVAAEGAISNGQLRIEESRRLLDHLESSLRQTTYLQD, from the coding sequence TTGCGTGAAAACGTGGCAGACGGCGAAGGCTGGTCGATTCAGAACAGCACTGAGCTGTATGGCTTGGAGCGATGGGGCGACCCTTACTTTTCGATCAATGCCCGCGGTCACATCAGCGTTCAACCGCAGGGTGAGCGGGGCGGAAGCCTCGATCTGCACGAACTTGTTCAGGAGTTGCGAAGTCGAAACCTCAGCCTGCCCCTCCTGATTCGCTTCGACGACATCCTCGAAGACCGGCTCGAGCGGCTCCACAGCGCCTTTGAACGTGCAATCGCCCAATACGGCTACAAGGGGCGATATCAAGGGGTATTCCCGGTGAAATGCAACCAGCAGCGCCACGTCGTGGAAGAGCTGGTGAGTTGCGGCAAGCGTTGGAACTTCGGGCTGGAGGCAGGGAGCAAAGCGGAACTGCTTATTGCACTTTCACTTCTCGACGATCCAGATGCTCTGCTGATTTGCAACGGCTACAAGGATCGGCTCTACATCGAAACTGCAATTTTGGCGAGGCGCTTGGGGCGTCGCCCAGTGGTGGTGATTGAACAACCCGATGAAGTGGATCGAATCATCGAGGCGAGCCGCAACTTGGGAGCCGCGCCGTACATCGGAATCCGAGCCAAATTGGCCAGCCGCAGTACAGGACGTTGGGGCAGTTCCGTCGGCGACAAAGCCAAATTCGGACTCGCCATCCCCGATTTACTGACGACTGTCGAACGCTTGCGGGACAACGGCTTACTCGACGATCTACGGCTCCTGCACTTCCACATCGGCAGCCAAATCAACGACATCGCCGTCCTGAAAGATGCGCTCCAAGAAGCCGGACAGATCTATGTAGAGCTCACCCGGCTCGGCGCACCGATGGGGTTCCTTGATGTGGGAGGAGGCTTAGGGATCGACTACGACGGCAGCCGCACAGCAACGGCAGCCTCCACCAACTACTCACTGCAGAACTACGCCAACGATGTGGTGGCCACGGTGCGGGAATGTTGCGAACCCAATGGGGTCGCCCTGCCAACACTGGTGAGCGAAAGCGGTCGCGCCATTGCCAGCCATTTCTCCTTACTGGTGTTCGATGTGCTCGGCAGCAGCCGGATGCCCGCCTCGATTCCCCCCGCCACAGAAGACGAGCCGCTGATTGTTCGCAATCTGCGGAGCACGCTCGAGACCATCCACAACCTTGATGGATCCGACCAAGCCGATCTGCCACCCCTGCAGGAGGCTTGGAACGATGCCTTGAAGTTCAAGCAAGACGCGCTGGCAGCATTCCGGCTTGGGTATGCGGGGCTGCCAGAACGGGCGACCGCCGAACAACTCACTTGGGCCTGCGCTGCTGCCATTGCGGAACGCTTGCCAACGGGGCCTTCCGTCCCTGAGGAACTCCAAGCCCTCAAAGCTGCCCTGGCGGAGACGTATTACGCCAACCTCTCGGTGTTCCGATCAGCCCCAGACACCTGGGCGATCGATCAAATCTTTCCAGTGGTTCCGCTCCAACGCCTCGAAGAGCGTCCGACACTGTTGGCCAGCTTGGCTGACCTCACCTGCGATTCCGATGGTCGCCTCAATCGCTTTATCGGAAATGGACAAGCCAAACCCCTGCTCGAGCTGCATCCGCTCATCAACGATGAGCCTTACTTCATCGGACTGTTTTTAAGTGGTGCTTATCAAGAGGTGATGGGCAATTTGCACAACTTGTTCGGAACCACTAACGCCGTGCATATCCGACTTAGCCCTGGCGGGAGTTATCGAGTGGATCATGTGGTTCGTGGCGACACCAATGCCGACGTCCTGAAGGCAATGGAACACGATCCAGACCTGTTATTGGAACGGTTACGGGTTGCCGCCGAAGGTGCCATCAGCAACGGTCAACTGAGGATCGAAGAGTCAAGGCGTCTGCTCGATCACCTGGAAAGCAGTCTCCGTCAAACCACATACCTCCAAGACTGA
- a CDS encoding Hsp20/alpha crystallin family protein, protein MITLRQSPFELFELLEQQVATAERVPHAEILEAESTYTVRLELPGVDHDSIDIKATDRNLVISAERPSTPDDDSLSPVLSEFRTGTWSRSFRFPHSLNREQLKASYRDGILEITAGKAIEHTSVSVHIEK, encoded by the coding sequence ATGATCACTCTTCGTCAATCACCCTTCGAACTTTTCGAACTACTAGAGCAACAAGTAGCAACCGCCGAGCGCGTGCCCCACGCCGAAATCCTGGAAGCCGAATCCACTTACACCGTACGCTTGGAACTGCCTGGCGTGGACCACGACTCGATCGACATCAAGGCCACAGATCGCAATCTTGTGATCAGTGCAGAACGCCCTTCCACCCCAGACGACGACAGTCTTTCCCCAGTACTCAGCGAATTCCGCACTGGCACTTGGAGCCGTAGCTTCCGTTTCCCCCATAGCCTCAACAGAGAGCAACTGAAGGCCAGCTATCGCGACGGCATTCTTGAGATCACCGCCGGGAAAGCAATCGAGCACACCAGCGTGTCGGTGCATATCGAAAAGTGA
- a CDS encoding NRAMP family divalent metal transporter, whose protein sequence is MASSTLRQSIGPGILLAGACIGGSHLMSSTTAGARFGFALVLLILLINLIKYPFLRVGTRFTAATGLSLLEGFQRRNKAYLPLYLLVSLVTGTATIAAVSFVAGLLLTNVPGLTGWDPYGLSIGVLVVSGLILLLGHYKALDRLSKLLVALLTLLTGVAAVSLLIRGPVGDVAASWVATDPSPWTLANLAFLIPLMGWMPGPVEMCVWPSLWMFSRARDTEHTASPAEAEFDFNLGYGVTVVTALFFITLGAYTMYGTGDGMLAGSGVSFAQKLIKLYTAAMGGWAAWVIIPAAFSAMFSTTITCLDAYPRSIGAIQGLLTGQDSGDAAPGPQRRRFQLWVVIHLLVAVVALVVAKSGGIGVKDFVFGAMTGSFLSAPLFAWMAMDTINSSLVPVEHRYGPVMRGLCWFGLLFFLVFSLLFVASAFFGVGAS, encoded by the coding sequence ATGGCGTCATCGACGCTGCGTCAGAGCATTGGTCCGGGGATTTTGCTGGCCGGTGCCTGTATTGGTGGATCTCACCTCATGTCGTCCACCACAGCAGGAGCGCGGTTTGGCTTTGCGCTGGTGCTGTTGATTCTGCTGATCAATTTGATCAAGTACCCGTTCTTGCGAGTGGGGACGCGGTTTACTGCTGCGACGGGGCTGTCGTTGTTGGAAGGATTCCAGCGGCGCAATAAGGCCTATCTCCCCCTTTATCTCCTGGTGAGTTTGGTCACCGGTACGGCCACGATCGCGGCTGTGAGCTTCGTGGCTGGTCTGTTGCTCACCAATGTGCCTGGTTTAACGGGGTGGGATCCCTATGGCCTCTCGATCGGTGTGCTGGTGGTGAGTGGACTGATTTTGTTGCTGGGTCATTACAAAGCTCTGGATCGTTTGTCCAAGCTGTTGGTGGCCTTGCTCACGCTTCTCACAGGTGTAGCGGCGGTGTCGTTGCTGATTCGCGGCCCTGTTGGTGACGTGGCTGCAAGTTGGGTTGCAACAGATCCCAGCCCGTGGACGCTGGCGAATTTGGCGTTTCTGATCCCCTTGATGGGTTGGATGCCAGGACCGGTGGAGATGTGTGTGTGGCCATCGCTGTGGATGTTTTCCCGTGCTCGCGACACTGAGCACACCGCTAGCCCTGCGGAAGCGGAATTCGACTTCAACCTTGGCTATGGCGTCACGGTGGTGACGGCCTTGTTTTTCATCACGCTTGGCGCCTACACGATGTATGGCACAGGCGATGGAATGCTTGCCGGCAGCGGGGTGTCCTTTGCCCAGAAGCTGATCAAGCTCTACACCGCAGCCATGGGTGGTTGGGCGGCTTGGGTGATCATTCCAGCTGCGTTCTCGGCGATGTTCAGCACCACGATTACCTGCCTCGACGCCTACCCCCGCAGCATCGGAGCGATTCAGGGCCTTTTGACTGGCCAAGACAGCGGCGATGCAGCTCCGGGTCCGCAGCGTCGTCGTTTTCAGTTGTGGGTGGTGATTCACCTGCTGGTTGCGGTTGTGGCCTTGGTGGTGGCAAAAAGCGGCGGCATTGGTGTGAAGGACTTCGTGTTCGGCGCGATGACCGGCAGTTTCCTTTCCGCTCCTTTGTTCGCCTGGATGGCGATGGACACGATCAACAGCAGTCTGGTTCCGGTTGAGCATCGTTATGGCCCGGTGATGCGCGGCTTGTGTTGGTTTGGCTTGCTGTTCTTTCTTGTTTTCAGTCTGTTGTTTGTGGCGAGTGCCTTTTTTGGGGTTGGTGCCTCATAA